The following are encoded together in the Aerococcus mictus genome:
- the gpmA gene encoding 2,3-diphosphoglycerate-dependent phosphoglycerate mutase, translating to MKLVFIRHGESELNLANVFTGWLDPKLSENGRKEAAKAGQDLKETGIEFDSVHTSVLTRAIQTCNIVLEEMDRLYLPVEKNWRLNERHYGGLQGLNKAETAEKYGDEQVHIWRRSYDVRPPQASGEQAFDHRYDHLDTRHMLAGECLKDTLDRTLPYWEDHIAPELKDGKNVLVVAHGNSLRSLTKHIENISDDDIMGVEIATGEPIVYDIDENLNVVNKTVLHK from the coding sequence ATGAAATTAGTATTCATTCGTCACGGTGAAAGTGAATTAAACTTAGCCAATGTCTTTACCGGTTGGTTAGATCCAAAATTAAGTGAAAATGGTCGTAAAGAAGCGGCTAAAGCGGGTCAAGATTTAAAAGAAACGGGTATTGAATTTGATTCTGTACATACTTCCGTACTAACCCGTGCTATCCAAACCTGTAACATTGTTTTAGAAGAAATGGACCGCCTCTACTTACCAGTAGAAAAAAATTGGCGTTTAAATGAACGTCACTATGGTGGTTTACAAGGTTTAAATAAAGCTGAAACCGCTGAAAAATATGGTGATGAACAAGTTCATATCTGGCGTCGTTCCTACGATGTACGTCCTCCACAAGCTAGCGGTGAACAAGCCTTTGACCATCGTTATGACCACTTAGACACCCGCCACATGCTTGCTGGTGAATGTCTAAAGGATACTCTTGACCGTACCCTTCCTTACTGGGAAGACCACATTGCTCCAGAATTAAAAGACGGCAAAAATGTTTTAGTTGTGGCTCACGGTAACAGTTTACGTTCCCTAACCAAACACATTGAAAACATTTCTGACGATGACATCATGGGCGTTGAAATCGCAACTGGCGAACCAATCGTTTATGACATCGACGAAAACCTCAATGTCGTTAACAAAACAGTTTTACATAAATAG
- the nrdE gene encoding class 1b ribonucleoside-diphosphate reductase subunit alpha: MTFKQEENYLSLNALTRFKDQAGHYNFQADKEAVAVYMRDYIQAKTKTFANLDSKLDYLFENNYYEKEVFDQYSKDFIHELYQWAEDQDFAFPNLIGAMKFYAAYALRTDDKAYYLETYEDRVIANALFLANGDQDLAKDLAADILSNRFQPATPTFLNAAKKRRGEYISCYLLRVEDNMESIARSIATSLQLSKRGGGVALCLTNLRETTAPIKGMANQASGVVPVMKLLEDSFSYANQLGQRQGAGAVYLHAHHPDILKFLDTKRENADEKIRIKSLSLGVVIPDITFQLAKENKDMALFSPYDIKKVYGKAMSDISITEKYDELLANPAIHKDFISARKLFQVIAELHFESGYPYLMFEDTVNRRNPHKKKGRIVMSNLCSEITQVSTPSSYNEDLSFRTIGEDICCNLGSLNIAKAMDQAPDFGNLVNHAIQALDRISRKSDLESAPSIKKGNQANHAVGLGAMNLHGFLATNHIYYDSEEAVDFTDMFFYALAYHAFKASHDLVKQHGPFAGFAESEYADGSYFKKYTQAKVQPKTERVRQLLQDYGLHLPSQEDWQALAKAIQEDGIANAHLLAVAPTGSISYLSSCTPSLQPVVSPVETRKEGKLGRVYVPAYQIDNDNYAYYQRGAYEVGPQAIIDIVAAAQKHVDQAISLTLFMSSEATTRDLNRAYIYAYSKGCSTIYYVRVRQDVLAGSEHLESDELLSAGPTSPDRPSCNNDSECESCMI, from the coding sequence ATGACATTCAAGCAAGAGGAAAACTACCTGTCACTCAATGCTTTAACCCGTTTTAAAGACCAAGCAGGTCACTATAATTTTCAAGCCGATAAAGAAGCCGTAGCTGTCTATATGAGAGACTATATCCAAGCCAAGACCAAGACTTTTGCTAACCTGGATAGTAAGTTGGACTATCTTTTTGAAAATAATTACTATGAAAAGGAAGTCTTTGACCAATATTCTAAAGACTTTATCCATGAACTCTACCAATGGGCAGAAGATCAAGATTTTGCCTTTCCCAATTTAATTGGGGCCATGAAGTTCTATGCCGCTTACGCGCTAAGAACTGATGATAAGGCTTATTATCTAGAAACTTATGAAGACCGGGTGATTGCTAATGCGCTCTTCTTGGCTAATGGTGACCAAGACTTAGCCAAAGATTTGGCAGCTGATATCTTGTCTAATCGCTTTCAACCGGCGACACCAACCTTCCTCAATGCGGCTAAGAAAAGACGGGGCGAATATATTTCTTGCTATCTCTTAAGGGTAGAGGACAATATGGAATCTATCGCCAGAAGTATCGCAACCAGTCTACAATTGTCCAAAAGAGGCGGGGGCGTGGCGCTCTGCTTGACTAACTTAAGAGAGACCACTGCTCCGATTAAAGGCATGGCCAACCAGGCTTCTGGGGTGGTGCCCGTGATGAAGCTCTTAGAAGATTCATTTTCCTATGCTAATCAACTCGGTCAACGGCAAGGAGCAGGGGCGGTCTACCTCCATGCCCACCATCCTGATATCCTCAAATTCTTAGACACTAAACGTGAAAATGCCGATGAAAAAATTCGGATTAAATCCCTGTCCTTAGGTGTCGTGATCCCGGATATTACCTTCCAATTAGCTAAGGAAAATAAGGACATGGCCCTCTTTTCACCTTACGACATTAAAAAAGTCTACGGCAAGGCCATGTCAGATATTTCTATTACTGAAAAATATGACGAGTTATTGGCTAATCCAGCCATTCATAAGGACTTCATTTCGGCGAGAAAACTTTTCCAAGTCATAGCGGAACTGCACTTTGAATCAGGTTATCCTTATTTGATGTTTGAAGATACGGTAAATCGCCGCAATCCCCATAAGAAAAAAGGACGTATCGTGATGTCCAACTTATGTTCGGAAATTACCCAAGTATCTACTCCTTCCAGCTATAATGAAGACCTTTCTTTCCGCACTATCGGGGAAGACATTTGTTGTAACCTGGGTTCGCTCAATATCGCCAAGGCCATGGATCAAGCCCCAGACTTCGGCAACTTAGTCAACCATGCCATTCAAGCCCTAGACCGGATTTCGAGAAAGTCTGACCTAGAGTCTGCGCCATCCATTAAGAAGGGTAACCAAGCCAACCATGCTGTTGGTTTAGGGGCTATGAACTTACATGGTTTCTTAGCCACCAACCATATTTACTATGATTCAGAAGAAGCAGTCGACTTTACCGACATGTTCTTCTACGCACTAGCCTACCATGCTTTCAAAGCCTCACACGACTTAGTGAAACAACATGGACCTTTTGCAGGCTTTGCCGAATCGGAATATGCAGATGGGTCTTACTTTAAGAAATATACCCAAGCAAAGGTTCAACCTAAGACTGAAAGAGTCCGTCAATTACTTCAAGATTACGGCCTGCACTTGCCAAGTCAAGAAGACTGGCAAGCCCTCGCTAAGGCTATTCAAGAAGACGGTATCGCTAATGCGCACCTGCTAGCAGTCGCTCCAACGGGGTCGATTTCCTACCTGTCTTCCTGCACACCGAGCTTGCAACCAGTAGTTTCACCAGTTGAAACCCGCAAAGAAGGCAAATTAGGTCGGGTTTATGTTCCTGCTTATCAAATTGATAATGACAACTATGCTTATTATCAACGAGGAGCCTATGAAGTCGGTCCCCAAGCCATCATCGATATTGTGGCCGCCGCCCAAAAGCATGTGGACCAAGCCATCTCCTTAACCCTCTTCATGTCTTCGGAAGCGACCACGCGTGATTTGAACCGGGCCTATATCTATGCCTATAGCAAGGGCTGTTCCACCATTTACTATGTACGCGTCCGTCAAGATGTTTTAGCCGGCAGTGAACATTTAGAAAGTGATGAACTGCTCTCTGCAGGTCCAACGTCTCCAGACCGTCCATCATGCAATAACGACTCCGAATGTGAATCCTGTATGATCTAG
- the nrdI gene encoding class Ib ribonucleoside-diphosphate reductase assembly flavoprotein NrdI gives MKELIVYFSTQSNNTHRFVQKLDAESIRIPMDEEERIKVDQDYVLIVPTYSGGKVTDAGQVDAHGAVPKQVIHFLNDPDNRKHCLGVISSGNTNFGDSFAIAGPVISYKLKVPLLYQFELIGTKEDVEEVNRIITETFNADQ, from the coding sequence ATGAAAGAATTAATTGTATATTTCTCAACGCAATCAAATAACACCCACCGTTTCGTCCAAAAATTAGACGCAGAATCCATCCGTATTCCTATGGATGAGGAAGAACGAATTAAGGTAGACCAAGATTATGTTTTAATCGTACCTACTTATTCAGGCGGGAAAGTCACAGATGCCGGTCAGGTTGATGCTCATGGCGCTGTGCCTAAGCAGGTTATTCATTTCTTGAACGATCCAGATAATCGCAAACACTGCCTCGGGGTGATTTCCTCTGGCAATACCAACTTTGGTGATTCCTTTGCCATTGCCGGGCCGGTGATTTCTTATAAATTGAAGGTCCCGCTCCTATATCAATTTGAATTGATTGGGACTAAAGAAGATGTCGAAGAAGTTAACCGCATCATTACTGAAACTTTTAACGCTGACCAATAA
- the nrdF gene encoding class 1b ribonucleoside-diphosphate reductase subunit beta, translating to MTKNYYDRSVSPVEYAYFDQSQNMRAINWNKIVDEKDLEVWNRVTQNFWLPENIPVSNDLPSWNELDDDWQQLITRTFTGLTLLDTVQASIGDVAQIKNSLTEQEQVIYANFAFMVGVHARSYGTIFSTLCTSEQIEEAHEWVVDNEALQARPKALIPFYTADDPLKSKIAAALMPGFLLYGGFYLPFYLAARGKLPNTSDIIRLILRDKVIHNFYSGYKYQLKVAKLSPEKQAEMKQFVFDLLDKMIGLEKTYLRQLYDGFGLADEAIRFSLYNAGKFLQNLGYESPFTKEETRIAPEVFAQLSARADENHDFFSGSGSSYIIGTSEETLDEDWDF from the coding sequence ATGACAAAAAATTATTATGACCGGTCCGTGTCGCCGGTAGAATATGCCTATTTTGACCAAAGCCAAAATATGAGAGCTATCAATTGGAACAAAATAGTCGATGAAAAAGATTTAGAAGTTTGGAACCGGGTCACCCAAAACTTTTGGTTGCCTGAAAATATACCCGTTTCTAATGACCTTCCGTCATGGAATGAGCTCGATGATGATTGGCAACAATTAATTACCCGCACCTTTACAGGCCTAACCCTATTAGATACTGTCCAAGCCTCGATCGGGGATGTAGCTCAGATTAAGAATTCCCTCACTGAACAAGAACAAGTGATTTATGCCAATTTTGCCTTCATGGTGGGTGTTCACGCCCGTTCTTATGGGACCATTTTCTCTACCTTATGTACCAGTGAGCAAATTGAAGAAGCCCACGAATGGGTGGTGGATAATGAAGCGCTCCAAGCCCGTCCCAAGGCTCTGATTCCTTTCTATACCGCTGATGATCCCCTTAAATCTAAAATCGCTGCTGCCTTAATGCCAGGTTTCTTACTTTATGGGGGCTTCTATTTGCCATTCTATCTAGCAGCCCGGGGCAAATTGCCGAACACCTCAGATATCATTCGCCTGATTTTACGGGATAAGGTGATTCATAATTTCTATAGTGGTTATAAGTATCAATTAAAGGTTGCTAAATTGAGCCCAGAAAAACAAGCCGAAATGAAACAATTTGTTTTCGACCTATTAGATAAGATGATTGGCTTAGAAAAAACTTATCTACGTCAACTCTATGACGGCTTTGGTTTAGCTGATGAAGCCATTCGCTTCTCCTTATACAATGCTGGTAAATTCTTACAAAACTTAGGCTATGAGTCACCATTTACCAAGGAAGAAACGCGGATTGCCCCAGAAGTCTTTGCGCAATTATCCGCCCGTGCCGACGAAAATCATGACTTCTTCTCAGGAAGTGGGTCATCTTATATTATTGGAACAAGTGAAGAAACACTAGATGAGGACTGGGATTTCTAA
- the nagA gene encoding N-acetylglucosamine-6-phosphate deacetylase: MMKYIKAKAILLADHKEEEAYLIVNDDGTFGQVVKAVPNQAEVIDYSDNILAPGLVDTHIHGFHGYDVMDKDPEGIEAISKGLLSCGVTSWLPTTLTDTSENLTTACQVVAQSKDQVSGAKIRGIFFEGPFFTEEHKGAQNENYMSDPDIEKVKTWLEASEGLLNKLALAPEREGVVDFIPQAEALGVHISLGHSNATYDQAQAAVEAGAHLINHTYNGMSGLHHREPGLVGAALTLDNLYTELICDGFHVKPGAINVVLKARKKGEVVLITDCMRAGGMPEGPSMLGELPVIVKDGAARLVNGGNLAGSILTLAKAVENLVAWNLVSLEEAVQMASYNPAKSVGIEDQCGQIKAGLDADFIVLNDQGQLQATYLNGKKVY; this comes from the coding sequence GTGATGAAATATATCAAGGCAAAGGCCATCTTATTAGCTGACCACAAGGAAGAGGAGGCCTATTTAATAGTTAATGATGATGGGACTTTTGGTCAGGTGGTTAAGGCGGTTCCCAATCAGGCAGAAGTGATTGATTATAGTGATAATATCCTAGCTCCTGGTTTAGTGGATACCCATATCCATGGCTTCCACGGTTACGATGTTATGGACAAAGACCCAGAAGGCATTGAGGCGATTTCTAAGGGGCTCTTGTCCTGTGGGGTGACCTCTTGGCTACCAACCACCTTAACTGATACCAGTGAGAACTTAACCACAGCCTGCCAAGTCGTCGCTCAAAGTAAAGACCAAGTCTCCGGGGCTAAAATTCGCGGGATATTCTTTGAAGGCCCCTTCTTCACCGAAGAACATAAGGGCGCCCAAAATGAGAACTATATGTCCGACCCTGATATCGAAAAAGTTAAAACCTGGTTAGAGGCTTCTGAGGGACTCCTTAATAAATTAGCCTTGGCGCCAGAAAGGGAAGGCGTTGTAGACTTCATCCCCCAAGCTGAGGCCTTAGGAGTTCATATTTCTCTCGGACACTCCAATGCGACTTACGATCAAGCCCAAGCAGCTGTTGAAGCCGGTGCCCACTTAATTAACCATACCTATAATGGCATGAGTGGGCTCCACCATCGTGAACCCGGTTTAGTAGGAGCAGCACTGACTCTAGATAACTTATATACCGAATTAATCTGTGACGGTTTCCACGTCAAACCTGGGGCTATTAATGTCGTTTTAAAGGCTCGGAAAAAGGGTGAAGTGGTTCTAATTACAGACTGTATGCGGGCAGGCGGTATGCCAGAAGGCCCCTCTATGTTAGGTGAACTTCCGGTTATTGTTAAAGACGGGGCCGCTCGCTTAGTTAACGGTGGTAACTTAGCAGGTTCTATCCTTACCCTAGCTAAGGCCGTGGAAAATTTGGTGGCCTGGAACTTGGTTTCCTTAGAAGAAGCCGTCCAAATGGCTTCCTATAATCCTGCCAAGTCAGTCGGGATTGAAGACCAATGTGGTCAAATCAAAGCAGGGCTAGACGCGGACTTCATCGTTCTCAATGACCAAGGGCAATTACAAGCCACTTATCTCAATGGGAAAAAAGTTTATTAA